AGGATAACAGCACACCAGTTATCACACCGACTGGAGAGCTGTTGATGCAGACAAAAGCTGGCGATACTATTCAATCACTTCAGCTGAAGGAAAAGGTGCCTCTCGATGTGCTTCAAGCTGGTGACACTTTAAGTAATAAGGAAGAAAGCGATAGTTCTTATCTTTCTATTAAGGTCATAGCTGGTGTCCTTGTTATTGGTATCATAGCAGCTGCTGTTATATACAAAAAGAAAAGATGGCAAAAGAAGACTGTTTGATAATAAGCTTGATAAATTTATTGGTAAACTAGGGATGTTGATTAGCACTGCTGTGGTTCGCTTTCCAGTGGGAGAAGGCTGGTTCGCTATTTTTGTAGGAGTCTCACCACTTCCGTTCATTTTTTGAATAAAGACTTCTATTACTCCTATAAACGTATTTTGGATATTTTGTATCACTTTAACAAATAAGTTAAAAATACCTACTACCCCATTATCAATATTATAGTGCAATAAAAAATGGGCCCTGCAACAAGCAGGGCCCATTTTTTTGTACTTATTTATACATTTCAGCTACTTGCTTTTGCAGCTGTGCATCTTCCAAGTACTCATCATAAGTTACTTGTTTGTCTACTAGGCCGCTTGGTGTAATCTCAAAGATTCTGTTTGCGATTGTAGAAACAAACTGATGGTCATGTGATGCGAACAGCAAGGAGCCTTTAAAGTTAATAAGGCCGTTGTTTAATGCTGTAATGGATTCAAGATCCAAGTGGTTTGTTGGTTCATCCATAAGCAGCACGTTGGAACCGCTAAGCATCATTTTGGAAAGCATGCAGCGGACTTTTTCTCCTCCGGAAAGAACGCTAGGTTTTTTCATTACTTCTTCACCAGAGAACAGCATTCTGCCAAGGAAACCTCTCAAGAAGCTTTCTGTCTGATCATTTGGTGAGTATTGGCGCAGCCAATCAACTAGGCTTTGCTCGTCACGTGCGAAGTATTCAGAGTTATCTGCAGGGAAGTAGCTTTGTGTTGTCGTAATTCCCCATTTGAAGGAACCGCTGTCTGGCTCAATTTCTCCCATTAAAATGCGGAATAGAGTAGTTTTTGCCAGTTCATTTTTTCCAACAAGAGCAATTTTGTCATCTTTGTTCATGATAAAGTTGATGTTATCTAGAACTTTAACGCCATCAATTGTTTTTGACAGATTCTCTACACGCAATAGGTCATTTCCTATTTCTCTTTCAGGTGTAAATGCAACATATGGATATTTTCTAGAAGATGGTTTAATATCGTCCAGAGAAATTTTATCAAGCAATTTTTTTCTTGATGTTGCCTGCTTGGATTTTGATGCATTTGCACTGAATCGTGCGATAAAGTTTTGCAGCTCTTTAATTTTTTCTTCTTTTTTCTTGTTTGCATCATTTGCCATTTTAGAAGCTAATTGGCTTGACTCATACCAGAAATCGTAGTTACCAACATAAATCTGAATTTTGCTGTAATCCAAATCAGCAATATGAGTACATACTTTGTTCAAGAAATGTCTGTCATGGGAAACAACAATAACAGTATTCTCGAAGTTGATTAAGAATTCTTCTAGCCACTGGATTGCGCCGATGTCAAGATGGTTTGTAGGCTCATCAAGCAAAAGAACGTCTGGCT
This DNA window, taken from Niallia sp. Man26, encodes the following:
- a CDS encoding ATP-binding cassette domain-containing protein — encoded protein: MITVSNVGLRYGDRKLFEDVNIKFTPGNCYGLIGANGAGKSTFLKILSGELEAQSGHVSLGPGERLAILKQNHFEYEEHEVLQVVIMGHTRLYEVMKEKDAIYMKENFSDEDGMKAAELEGEFAELNGWEAESEAAILLKGLGINEDLHNKKMADISGSEKVKVLLAQALFGQPDVLLLDEPTNHLDIGAIQWLEEFLINFENTVIVVSHDRHFLNKVCTHIADLDYSKIQIYVGNYDFWYESSQLASKMANDANKKKEEKIKELQNFIARFSANASKSKQATSRKKLLDKISLDDIKPSSRKYPYVAFTPEREIGNDLLRVENLSKTIDGVKVLDNINFIMNKDDKIALVGKNELAKTTLFRILMGEIEPDSGSFKWGITTTQSYFPADNSEYFARDEQSLVDWLRQYSPNDQTESFLRGFLGRMLFSGEEVMKKPSVLSGGEKVRCMLSKMMLSGSNVLLMDEPTNHLDLESITALNNGLINFKGSLLFASHDHQFVSTIANRIFEITPSGLVDKQVTYDEYLEDAQLQKQVAEMYK